In a genomic window of Phaenicophaeus curvirostris isolate KB17595 chromosome Z, BPBGC_Pcur_1.0, whole genome shotgun sequence:
- the F2R gene encoding proteinase-activated receptor 1 yields the protein MGPRELPALLCALAALGCPRPAPAARLASPYNDSIPHIRSFVLSVVNHQDDDRIPPEGDTENDLEVGSGATNQTGLFLHEHRRVSVQTARYLTSPWLTRFVPSVYTLVLLLSLPLNITAILVFLKKMKIEKPAVVYMLNLALADVLFVSVLPFKIAYHFSGNNWTFGPQMCRFITAAFYCNMYCSVMLMTSISFDRFLAVVYPMQSLGWRTLTRASLICFIIWLVAIAGVVPFLIREQTMEIPKLNITTCHDVLRESELHGYYLHFFSIFSSVFFVVPFIISTVCYVCIIRCLSSSTIVAKQNKKTRALLLCVAVFSVFVICFGPTNVLLLIHYIHFTYDNSLEYLYFAYLLCVCISSISCCIDPFIYYYASSQYQRQLFSLFNCKKTFDPNSSNSSGQSMSTTSRRATCSTNVNNSVYRKLLAMH from the coding sequence ccTCTCCATACAACGACAGCATACCACACATCAGAAGTTTTGTACTGTCTGTTGTAAATCACCAGGATGATGACCGTATACCTCCTGAAGGTGATACTGAAAATGACTTGGAAGTTGGATCAGGAGCCACCAACCAGACTGGATTGTTTCTACATGAACATCGAAGAGTGTCAGTGCAAACAGCCAGATACCTCACTAGTCCATGGCTGACTCGTTTTGTTCCTTCAGTTTACACATTAGTGCTTCTGCTGAGTCTCCCTCTAAATATCACGGCGATACTcgtgtttctgaaaaaaatgaaaattgaaaagCCAGCTGTAGTATACATGCTGAATTTGGCCCTTGCGGATGTCCTGTTTGTAAGCGTGCTTCCTTTTAAAATTGCTTATCACTTTTCCGGAAACAACTGGACTTTTGGACCTCAAATGTGTCGTTTCATCACTGCTGCCTTCTACTGTAACATGTACTGCTCAGTAATGCTTATGACAAGTATAAGCTTTGATCGCTTCTTAGCAGTGGTTTATCCCATGCAGTCTCTTGGGTGGCGTACATTAACACGTGCCTCGCTGATTTGTTTCATTATATGGCTTGTAGCAATAGCTGGGGTTGTACCTTTTCTCATCAGAGAGCAAACGATGGAAATACCCAAGTTAAATATAACTACTTGCCATGATGTGCTAAGAGAATCTGAACTTCATGGCTATTACCTCCACTTTTTCTCTAtcttctcttctgtgttttttgtagtgccatttataatttctactGTCTGTTACGTGTGTATCATTCGATGTCTTAGTTCTTCTACCATtgttgcaaaacaaaataagaagaCACGTGCCTTACTCTTGTGTGTggctgttttttctgtttttgttatTTGCTTTGGACCAACAAATGTCCTCCTATTAATTCATTATATCCACTTTACTTACGACAACAGCTTAGAGTATCTTTACTTTGCCTATCTACTCTGTGTTTGTATAAGCAGCATTAGCTGTTGCATTGACCCCTTTATTTACTACTATGCCTCTTCTCAATATCAGAGACAGCTGTTCAGTCTCTTCAATTGTAAGAAGACTTTTGATCCTAACAGTAGTAACAGCAGTGGCCAGTCAATGTCTACCACAAGTAGAAGGGCTACGTGCTCTACTAATGTGAATAACAGTGTCTATAGGAAATTACTAGCAATGCATTGA